A stretch of DNA from Montipora foliosa isolate CH-2021 chromosome 4, ASM3666993v2, whole genome shotgun sequence:
CAATCCAAGGTTCACCCAAATGGCAACATTATGGTGAGAGTTTCCACTCTGAAACAAAAGCAGACAATATGCACAACAAATGTCTTTTCGTCTTGTTACGGGAACATCAGGGTGGTGTTGTATTTGAGGTTGCAAACTcttgcagttttgttttttataGTGTTGAGCTTCATCTGTCACTGAGCAACATGCAAATTTCTGAAAATACCCCTGTTAGAAAAGACTTGCCTCCTGGAACAATTCACTTCCTTGTTGCAGTTGTTCAGCTTGATCCCACTGTTGACTGGAAATGGAAATACACTCTCAATTTCTCATGGAAATTGTTGAGTCAATACACACACCTCACTATTAACGACAGACATCAATAGTCTGCAGAGTGACAAAGTTATTTCATTTGAGGCTCATTTTCACACCTCAGTCTTATGATAATTCAAATTAATATTCACAAAATGCTACTTACAAGCAATggcatttataaaagaaaatgaattacaATGCCTTTTGAGGGTTAGAGGGTAATTTGCATTCATAAGTTGAAAATAACATTACAATACATGCCAGTCACTTTGGAGCCCTGAAGGTTCCGGATTATCTTCTTTTAGATGACCCTTTCCCTTTAAGGggttttcagggccaatgaaaaaaAGAGTGAGAAACACATGAAATCTCTTGTACATTTGGCTGAAATCAACTGTGGAGATTTTGATATTTGTTTCAGAACAGACAggcaaaacaataaaagaactATACACTTTCAGAGTTTGTCTGGTCTGTTTTCAGTCTCATAGACTACAATCTGCTGGGACTGTGGGCTCCAATGGGAGATGgggtacatgtacaagtaagcAGTTTACAGTATCTAAacgttttgaaaataaaatctcTGCTTTCTTTGTAACAAACTATTATACAGTCACTGATAATTGCAATTCGTGCTATTTTATTGCCTCTGTTTGAAACAGGTTCATTTAACTTTTAAGCCCAGAAACTTGACTGTGGTTGTTTCCATGTAGCAGGGAAAAGATCTTTGAAAGCAAAATCCTTGAAGAACTGAAGGCGATGGctggaaaaaagagagaaataaagatagcttGTTACTATTATCGGAAATGCAGGAAAGGTTGAATGGACTAATTTTCTTGACTTTGAATCACTTGTGAAAAGAAAGATCATTTGAAACTTTGCAGCACTTGAAATAATTGTtggcaaattattatttttttataaagctTAGGAGTTGATCTGTTTCCTTTTTAGAACACAattgatgaaagaaatatatCTTGGGCATGGGCTCCGGGAAAAACTGGTCCGGTATTCCATTTCATCCATGGCAAAATGATTTTAAGAATTTGCATACATCTATATTTTTATGATTTATGATGTCCACAGATTCAAATTGTGCAAACTAGAGGCTTATGGATCAGAACTACAggaaaaagatattttcaaaGTTCTAGTGAACTAAGTGTGCATCTAGATGATTGGTAGTCATGATAAAACCATAAAATTCTTGAAGAGTTTGTCAAAGGAACCTGAAACCATTTCCACCAAAAAATGACAGCAGCAGGAGGAATTCTAGATACCTTGAGAATCAAGGCAACTGGAAATTTATATTGGAAGAAAAGTCATGTTTTCTCAAAACCATGAACTTACAAATCAGGGGTGTGAAATTTAGTTGTAGCAGGATACAATGCTTCATACTGCCTGTATTCCCCTGAACCATGAATGGCATATGCATTAATCTTTCCCACTTCAGGGGGAAAGTAATCCACTGGAATAATGGCAGTGCCTTGCCATGTTTTATTCGGCTCATCAGTTATTGCTGCTGTGTACTCCAAGGCAAGTTTATCCTACAGTTACAATAAAATACTCAGTTGGCCTTGctctttgagagacatttcaaGGACACTGAAACAAAATTGATGatgcaaattaaaaaacatGCAACAATCACTGTTGGTGATGGAAGGCAGGCAAGTTGTTCATTTTCAAGTGCAGTCAAGTTAAACCGAAAAGTGGAGACTTGAACAAGTTAACACAGATTACCTAGCCTGTGTGGCAGCGTTCGAAGGCGAAGGGAAAACTGGCAGGAGAATAAGAAGGGTGCTCATTCTCCCACTGGTTCTCCCTTTCCCTTCAAACAAACACCATGCAGGCTACGGATTATCAAGTCTGCCAACTTTACAACCTGACCATGCTGCAGTCCATAAAGCAGAAGAAAATATGTTTACAGCGTAATTCTCTCAGCTCTGAGAAAAACAGGCAGGTTACAGTGTCCTTTTTTAACCCAACTTTAACTtacaatgaaatcaaataatacaTTTATCTCTAATTTATTCACTGAATACTTCCCTTTAGGAGTTTttgggccaatgaaacaaaaatatatatttgagGACCCAACTGGTGGGAGAAAGACAAGATAGCTGACTATTTTACTACTGTACCCAGAACAAGTTCATGTGGTAGTCAAACTGTAAGGCTATTTGCACACTCAGGTATTAAATGAATATTATTCTTGCCTTGATAATATTTCTTGTGCCATTAAGAAGAAGCACCAAATGCTGACCAtgactgaaaagaaaaataagaggAGAGGGTACGTTCATGGTAGATAGATGGGGAAGGTAGGTAGGAAACACTTTTGTTTCAAATCCAGTAAAAGAAATACACCAGCCCCAACAACAATACTGTAAAGTGATTTTCATGGAGTGCTTTTGCTTAAATTACTTAGGACAAACAATACAACTAAGCTAATGCAGTACTCCTCAGCTTCCAAACTAAGGTGCCTTGTTATTATTGGTCAGTGCAGGGCGGATttaggatggggggggggggggggggggggctgagggggccgcggccccccctttcagttcgtcggagatttatttttttgtcaaaatatacaataactttataattttgtaagcagtctgttggatcttttgatttttttagctaaagcatgatttttcgctaatagtatgaccaaagttgtgcgaaaaagctttcaacgttaccggcgttaatgttatccttttgaaatgacgaagaagactggatgagaattacttgtttacagtcaacctattttacagagactgtaacaacgtataATCCATGTCtgtatacataattatatatattttggttaggtacaatgagaataacattgtgacacgtacgtgcttatgtgctcttccatcaaatcaagaaccctgtgttcattgctgccttttacactgccaagcatctttttggattcagggtaggacttagccgttcgttacagggttcgacattggatgttattgaggcatacaggcatattaacgtggtgaaagatcagctggcagatatacgcaaggatgcaaaaacagtgtttgcgcattcagtgcatgaaaagattcagaaaatggctaagaaagcagacgtaaagatcaccatcctgcgcacttgtggtatacagaaacttcattcgtttcttccaaggctgttgtgactttggaccgaagagtcacaaaccatgcatcattataaccacaacttataattttattcaacatgaaatcctgatattttactttccagattgcaccagattgcatgtaggagtacccaaattttgaaaattttgtgggggggcatgcccccagacccccctagaaagaaGCGCCTAGGGCGCTACCGAGGCACCCTAACgtgcgctgattagtattcttgttcggcccccacttttaaaaaatgctagatccgctCCTGCAGTGTAAAGTGAAGACTGTCAAAAAACACTCCGCTTTAAATGTTAACCTAGCAGTAGGTTTGGGTAGTACCAGAACCCTGAAGACAGTCAACATCTATTCATCTATCCTTACTCCTAGGCGTTTATGTGTGCTTGTTCCAAGAATGGGTAGGTAATGAATACCTTACTGTTAAGagccaattattattattataggagTCAATAAAGGTAAGCTTTGTCATAGAGGGATTCAGTTATGTACATGAGCAAAATCAGAATTTAGTTTTGCAACCAGTTCCCTGGAATCCTAGGGCGTGAAGATTTGAGAATCAGCatgtatacatacatacatacatacataaactttattcaagtgtctataaCTATTTAGCTCTTAGCTAagagctaattggggacacttaattaaaattgatcaataaaattaagattaaaaagataaaattgaTAGACGTTTGTTCCAAGAATGGGTAGGTAATAAATACCTTACTGTTAAGagccaattattattattataggagTCAATAAAGGTAAGCTTTGTCATAGAGGGATTCAGTTATTGATTTAATTCAAATCAATAGATGATTTCTCAgttaagttttgttttctttgccaaCTCTCTATTTACTGATGTATCTAATCAGTCTTGGGAGATCTATCCATACCAGCTTCAGGGCTTCATCAAGTTTCCTTGTGACAGTTAATTATATTTAGAAAAACAGCTGCTATTCAAGCTGATCTTTTTATGACTaatgtgaatgaatgaataaataccACAAACTATTTCTGGATAAAAATATGCAAAAGTGAAGAGAGAATAAACTTAATATAACTTAATATATACCATGCGAGGTAAAACAAAAGGTGTAACTTGGTATATACCATGCGAGGTGATAACACAAAAGGAGTAAAAGTGTAAATGGAAATGGTGACAAATTTAAatacattgtaaatagttttgtgCATATGGAGTCTGATTGTGTGTTTAAGCAtggcctcttcttctttatgaataacatttcataaatcatACAGTCCAGTTTTCTGTTGCACTTCTTCAAAACGGAAAAATTGTCGGTGAGGTCACCGATGGTTTCCAGACCGTAGTCGTTCTTTAAGTGCTTGCCGATTGCTGAATAACGGTGTTCGCCAATACACTGAAGTGTCAGCTGGTGTAGCCAACAtactctgcatcacacagatcacattggTAATTATGCACAATGTATTGTTTGCGAATTATAGGTGGTTTGGGCTCACACATCTTGAGGTCTTCACAAATTTTATGACTCTTGAAAACAGGTTGAAGAGTGTGATTGATTTTGTTGCTTAGATCTGATAATTGCCTTTTCACTGCATCGGCTGTCTTCTGatctttaaaaggcaaaaccacTCGGTGAACAGCATTTTTGTTTACCCTACCCTACAACCATTTCTCCATAAAAATACACTTTCCTGACATTTTTGGTTTATAACTTATGAACATTAACTGAGAACAAACCATTCAAGCCTAACTAATTTTTGTAGGATTTTCTTTCATTACTGCTCAAGTAATGATCAAAGAATCTTTGCATTATCAATTCTGTGACACATTAACATTAAAATAACAATTCTACTTACGGGCATAACTCAACTTCTAGATATTTATCATCAGCTCCCAGGAAGAAAATTTCAGCCACTACAACAAAATATTTTAAGATTTTTCATAAGCTTAGTATCATCAAATTCAATGGAAAGTCAAACCCAACAATATAAATAAGGGGCAAGGCATTTTGAGAAAATAATGTCACAGACTCCACCCAGCTTTTAAACTGAACAGAAGATCAGGATTTTCAATAAGAGCCAGTGCCGCAACATTTTGTGTTCCCCCATGTTATGTGTTCTCCCAAACACTGGACATTAGTGCTGTGTGTTCCCCCTTCCCTCCCCATAAAAGATTTAGGTGCCAAGTGTTCCCTTCAAGATGGCCGGCCGACTTCAgaatacaacaaaacaaaaagaaatatgaaaataaaggaaagtaATCATGCCATAACAATAAATATGATAGCAGAATATgaatactttctgtattggtaaaacaatgacctgtgacctgtaaaaaataccagcacTGAAAATATGGCAAGGGAAGAGGGGAACACACAGCACAAGTGCCCAGTGTTTGGGGAATAGGTAACACGGGGAAacacaaaacgctgtgacacCGCCTAATAaaattcttattgaaaaccctggaAGATAGAAGTTAATTTACAGTCCAAGTTCAAACCCTACTCTGACCAGGTGCTAATAATATATTGATCAAATAAATAGCTGCATTGATAAATGGTTTTCTTTCCTAAATAGATCACCTAGTTTTACATCACCATATCAGCTGTGCTGTAAGGGAACATTCACAAAaactttggggggggggggggggggtgatggCATGCCCCAAGACCCCCCCTGCTTTCAAAAACCCTGTCTGTGCAGTAATGTGAATTTGACCTTTTGGCCTTGACGCTTTTGCATCAATTTCACTTTTCAACCAATAGGCTTGTCAGTGGTAGAAGCAAGTGATTCTGCAAGTGATTAAAGCTTTGACCTGGGCCagggaattttttctttttgtggccATGAGGTAGTTTGGGAGTGTCTCAAATTTTATGGATACTAAAAGGGGGTCCCTGAAAATGTTTAATGCAGCAAGTAGGGGTCCTCCAAGTTTTTTTAGAGAGTAGAAAATGATTAGTTCTCATCAGTCCCCCTACAAGTTTTTGTGAATGCTCCCTAAATTTATTgtctacaaaaaaaattaatataatttaaAGGTGACTTTGCGTGCGAAGGACGATGAAGATCATTAAGAAAGATCTCTACACTTGATGACAGAATAGATTGTTAAGGAACGAAAAAAAGAGTATCCTAGACCACAGGGTGAGGCAAAGATATAAAGCCAAAGCTTCTCATGGTTTTTCATGGCAGCTTTGGGAATGCTATGGTCTCTGTTTATGAAGGAGAAACTTCTTCATTTACTTCTGACACTACCTTTGTCACTTTTGGCCTAATTCCACGTTTCTTAGACCAATAGGTTTCTGCATAGACCATTTTCCACTTCTTTAAAGATCATACacaaatattaaatatttaatttttgccTAAACCTCTCATTCTCATTCTTTCCAGTGAATAAGGAAAATTGATTCACAATATTTTTTCAACATCCCATGCTGCTCTTCAAATCTATATCCAGGAGCCCTTCCTTTCTTTTGTGTGATTTTGTGGCATTCTTGCAGTGTCTACTACGTACAGCATCAATTCTAGCATTTCCATTTCTGATGTTCCTTTTCATCTCTGGGCTCAACTCCCactctaacctctggtttggatttgtttccggttgtcccagattcaactctaccatgctttgtaaatagGCAACTGGTTGCatcagttggggttcttaatcacaTTTCTGTCAGGTTTAAATTGTtgctttcagattattaaaagtggggtgcctttgaactagcttgataggtaagtgcacttccactataaacaaagcatttacatttacattctTTCTTATTGCCCTGGCTAAATCTGCTATCCTTTCTTCCATGGCCCTGTCTCCCACCCAGCCATCCTTCCTTTCCTATACTCTCTTGCTCAGATCACTTCAGATGTAGCACTCCATGATACAGTGTACATCTTAACCTTCCAGTAGCAGGATTGCCACCTACTGCTGGCCACTCTTGCCCAGACACCATGCCAGCCAGGGCACCATTGGTACCTTTTCCGGCATTCCCCCACTAAATACTTCAGACGTCATTATGGTATTTTACAACATTTGTTTTTTCCTTAGGGAACTCCTCATCCTGAGAGCAGAGGAACTCATATCCCACAGTATAGGGCCTTAGGGCCTCAGCTACAGGGCACTGTGGTCTCCTGGTCCATCCACCCCAATACATCACATGAGTGCCACTGATATCATTGTTATATTATAACAAGGAAAGTTCTACCTTCATACTCCCATAGTTCGGGGCAAGGACTTCCAGGTGGCAATACAGGAGCTCCTGGATCATTGAAGAAAGGTCCTCTGACACCAACCTTCACAAAGTCATTATTCATGGCACTAACAGTGAATTCCACAGGATTATGACCCAATGGATGCCCATCCCATGTTGTTGTaattgaaaactcaatttcctAAAACAAGCACAAAATTTAATCTTCCAAGTCTCATTATTCTATGATTGTTTGTTTAAACCTATATTATTGCCTTGACACTCAAGGAGAAACGGAAATAGTGGAGAAACAGCACCCTAAACAGCCACTTGATGCAGGACGCAAAAATCCAGTAGGTAGTACCAACTAAAATTTCATTCCTGAATACCCTGTCACCTTTGTTAGCACTTGGTGCTAATTTCTTTGAAGGAATCAGAATACAATAGCTGTTGTTCGGCAGTCAGCAGTTAAACCTCATTTTTAGCAATATTTCTTGTTATGTCACggttaatttcttttgttccgtggttatcaaaagaaatgtgacgtcaatgtttgtaaacaagaagtATCGCTAAATGATCACTTTCTCAAATACCAGGCCAGTTGTTGGTATGACTGTAAACCTTTACAAGGATGAAAAGGGTTTACcagaagtcagttcgtttacgcatgcgcagttgatctgagaacgagcgcgaggaagggcgaggaaaaaccttcgatggaaacaacagtttgtgcggtgacttttgcttgtgagtgaattttcttgtcagctcatgatatgatgacgtcggttaccggaagtaacatttcatttccttagcaacgcgcgaaaaatccgtctgtgccCGGCCCTTAAATGTCAGCTTATTTGACTTTGGGCACtgtccttttgtcagaactggccggccagacccgtcactttgcgaagaaaatgcaacaatctGAAAGAACACTTGCACGATAATCCCTCACATTCTAATGGAGGAatatatatatcatcctcgaggtttgttaatttgaaggcgttgtggagttagtccttccaaatgcccggtcgggtcagttctgtcaaatggaaaccCCAAAATGGTCTATCACGAGTCTCAGTCTCCTACAAATTTGAACTCGATACGAAACCTTAAGCCTCTAACACCTTGTAATTCCTCTAAACACAATATGCTACCTTATTCATTTGCCCCGAACGTAACAGCCTCCAGAAATTTATAacagcctcactttcatgtaTTACGAACCGGAAGTGTGATATTTTTGACGAACGAGAAGTGAAAGTGGGATTACTTGCTTGTACTTTTTGTACATCACACGATCGTTGTCGTGCAACATGAGATCTGTGGCTGTTGAAGCAAAGaaacacaaattgtccactcTATCCTGGATGCAAAGCAACATAATTTTTCGTTGCATTTACTTCGCGGTATCCAGGAACTGGTCACGCTCAGTTGTTCCTCCCCGTGACTGAATATTGTTTTGCACTTAATTCATCGCTTAcctttttcagttctttttATTGCCTGGTTTGAAAGTGTCCTTCTTTCAACAAAGATGCAGTGGCAATATTACTATTGGGAAGATATTGTTCACTATTGCCATTAATGTGCcgaccagagcctcattggttgtcgaaacaaagggtcttttgttcctgtggttggcacatttgaataacaaaagcaatgtttgtaaacaaatatcttCCTTATTATTATCCTATTGATTAAGTTTGCATTTCTAATGACAACACGTGTAACagttcagggcttgaaattggcgaaaaaatccagtcgcaattttgcgacaagatacgaatTTAGACACAGTCGTCGCAGTCGCAAAATCGTCTTGTCAGCTgtatagcaaaacaaaatatgagcccacaatacttgtgttaAGAatccgctgaaaatggcgaatgacaTCGAAGGAATAgagttgtgcacgtaacatcgcagcgacattacgctacaattacgctatcttcagattgaaagaaaactcaaggcgagaaacaaaataattttgtcatttcttcatttatcttaGTAAAAAGAgaagcaaagtggcaactgctaacccttttgtttcgaaagagcgaagatgaaaacaatgcaagtcgcaaatttgcgacttctccagatattttagtcgcaaagggaaaacaTTCAGTctcaaatgcgactgtattggtcgcagtTTCAAGCCCTTAATTGTTATTGAAGCAGACCTACAAGAAGACCAAGTTGACAAGCATTCCCCACCTGTGGGATTTGTTCTGCTTATTGTTCAAATCTTTCAGAAAATGTTTAGTGGCtttgatatttgaaaaaaacagaCTGACTCTTGTGAAACAGCTTGTGTTGGGGTAGACTTTCACTTGTGTTGAGAACAGGGGCACATAATAGTCTTGAACTTGTCCCATGCaagtaaaattgaaaaacatgTCCCCATTATTAAGTTAAAAcgcccaaaccggcctaaaccggccagacttagggcgcgttcgattgaccgtattccggaataggaatagaagttagaaatccttcgcttttacggggattcacgttaaaattgtcaaacacctgctaaaatgctattttaaacatatctttattattcttgttgcttcaaaacgccaaacatacagttttaaatcattgctccacgtattcttattccggaatagggtcaatcgaacgcacccttagtattttactctgtctaacgccagacgatttttctcgtcaatggagaacctcagggagtcaatgggttaaatgtgaTTTAATACTTCAATCTATAGTTGCAAATTGAACATTCACAGTTTTAAATACAAATGCAGGGAGAATTacacctaaaaaaaaaagtacctgAAGTCTATGTACATAATAAAGTAATTGTACTTTGTAGTAATAAAAGCATTTAGAACTATGAACAactcttttatttctttctaAGCTATCATcttgaatgaaaaagaaaaacttcaagaaagaaaaaaacatttcaaattatATAATTTCAAAAAGCTATTTACAGATAAATTTGAATGGTGAATGTCTGAAACATCTGTAAAAATTCTATGAGACAGTCACGTTTAATTTAATGATATAAACAAGTTCCAGGCACAGCcgcatatttattttctttgtaaattagGATGGGGTGAGGTACCAAGCCTCTGTGTGTGCTAACTATGACCAGAGTTGTTTGCTGTTAACTCTCTGTTTCCTGATCCTGAATTGTCTAGTTTTGGTAGTTTGTGCACTGCGGCTGCTTTCTTAACAGGTCCCTTTCTTGGATCAATAATCCTCTGATTATCTGGTAGACCATAATGCTGTGGATTCCTAAATTTTGTTGCCTGCAACTGGGCCTCATTTTCtctcatagcttcacttaaagcCTGTCTTGTCTTAGTTTTTGTTTCATCAATGAATGTAGCAGTCTAAAAATTAGAATACAGTTGGCATGGTTAGCCACAAGAGAACCACACAGGAATTCTTCTCTGGGGGGAAAGGATAAAGCAGATAAgacagaaagaaagagaaagataaaacagaaaaagaatTACAACCAATGAATTACAAGCCAATGAACCaagtttgcattttttataCTGGCCTCATCCAACTCAGTTAAGTACTTCTTCCTCTCTTCATTTATTTTGTAGTATGCCTAGAGgacaaaacaaatttgttcttACATTTGGTAGATATACGTTTATTGCAGGACCACAATAAATAGTTTTTGTGTTGtaatttgattcattcatcaaataaaatttgtggGCAAATACTGAGCTATCACTGCAGTTGTGGGCATAAAGGGACAAAATGGCCCACAACAGTTTTTAACTATTTCTATTTGATCTTGTAACCCTTGAACTTTTTATGATATAAGACAATGCCATAAAAGCGAAATACTGGTATGCAAAAACATCTTGGTTAAAAAAGGACAACATTTGTGATGTTAGATTAACGTCATATTCAAGTCCAACTGAATAAAATTAGGTATGAATGTAAAGGCAATTTAAACAAATCCTATGAGACATGAATACAATGATAAAAATGCAATGGTGGAGATAGAGATTGTTACAAAAATTCCTTCTTTCTATGCCTCCATTCCCATTGCAGGGGTCAGATGCTGTAACTACTGGTACTTGAAATTCCTTTACAAGGGTTTTGCATTAAGTCCTTCATTATTTTAATTGTGACCTGAAAGCTCTTGCATCAATCACCTGCTAATTACATTGCAGCGATGGAATTTCAAtcactgatggaaatgggagCTTCAAGAATGTTTATTAATAAAAGATTATCATTCAACAAATCATGCTCCAGAGGTAAAAAAATTTGGGAAACCTGAACAGCACATtgtagaaaataaaaacaaaccttAGATTCATTGTCCAATCGCCATTCCAGGTCTCTCAATTGTCCCTGCAGTTCAACCTTGTCTTTCTCCAGTTGTCTCATAAGCTTTCTAATTTCTGCCTggttgtggtaaaaaaaaaatgaaaataaaaatacattacAAACAGTACAACATAGCTAACGAAGTTAATattcaaatacaaaatttaaacacTTTAATTACTAATGATTATGaacgaacactttatttcatgaaaataggcATATCATACATTTTTCGTTTGGGTTTAGGgttcctaaccctaaccctaacacttGTCAGCAcctttaattaaaagaaaaatatcaaCCATCTCACTTACATCTGACAAGCCATTATATGTCTTCAGGTGGTTACTTGGTTTTCCTGGAACAGAGAATCAAATAAGATGTTACACAGTGAGAAATAATTGCAACTTTGCAGACAAAACTCTGTTCCATGATTAAGTAAAGAAGAAATAAGACAGTTGAGAGCAAGCAAGTCCATCTGATATTAAAAAGACAAGGACAACTGTACAATCTTACCATCACGGGAGGGGATTTTTAACTGGCCCAGTTTGTCACGTAATATTACAACttgtttttcaagttgtttGTTCATCTCCTCCTGGGTCTGAAACCGTGTTTTCCATTCATTATCtaggtaaaataataatattattgttatatcATCATTGCTGCCTGCACAGGGCAGCGTCCTATTTCTGCCCTGATATCTCGACTTCAGTTTATCGACTTTTATCTGTTTGGTGAATTTATGTTTGACAGACTTAAATCTACAATTACTCATAATCTCTTGTTTGAGTACATTTGTTGATGCAAAAGGAAGCGTTCGAAGGGattatattttcaaaatcattaaCATTGATGCAAGGGAAGTGTTTGAAGGGAAGCTTTTTACTAAAAAGGGTAAGTTACTCAGTAGCTTGTCATGTCAGGTGTAAATTTAAGTATTTCAGGAA
This window harbors:
- the LOC138000088 gene encoding UPF0462 protein C4orf33 homolog isoform X2, encoding MNNDFVKVGVRGPFFNDPGAPVLPPGSPCPELWEYEVAEIFFLGADDKYLEVELCPHGQHLVLLLNGTRNIIKDKLALEYTAAITDEPNKTWQGTAIIPVDYFPPEVGKINAYAIHGSGEYRQYEALYPATTKFHTPDFHRLQFFKDFAFKDLFPATWKQPQSSFWA
- the LOC138000088 gene encoding UPF0462 protein C4orf33 homolog isoform X1, encoding MNKEIEFSITTTWDGHPLGHNPVEFTVSAMNNDFVKVGVRGPFFNDPGAPVLPPGSPCPELWEYEVAEIFFLGADDKYLEVELCPHGQHLVLLLNGTRNIIKDKLALEYTAAITDEPNKTWQGTAIIPVDYFPPEVGKINAYAIHGSGEYRQYEALYPATTKFHTPDFHRLQFFKDFAFKDLFPATWKQPQSSFWA
- the LOC138000085 gene encoding coiled-coil domain-containing protein 169-like, producing MHARRATDITSVVIFKESRQTGIKKSKKRAQTSKKSCKMSSPRSQKSQQQSKAPRSELDYEIERLKAEIQQERQMKEMLEQSSVELENTISDLEQKSNDVGHEDNEWKTRFQTQEEMNKQLEKQVVILRDKLGQLKIPSRDGKPSNHLKTYNGLSDAEIRKLMRQLEKDKVELQGQLRDLEWRLDNESKAYYKINEERKKYLTELDETATFIDETKTKTRQALSEAMRENEAQLQATKFRNPQHYGLPDNQRIIDPRKGPVKKAAAVHKLPKLDNSGSGNRELTANNSGHS